The Henckelia pumila isolate YLH828 unplaced genomic scaffold, ASM3356847v2 CTG_461:::fragment_3, whole genome shotgun sequence genome window below encodes:
- the LOC140871723 gene encoding probable E3 ubiquitin-protein ligase RHB1A, with product MGGCCCCCASKSPEFNRSPAYFHYPVSEEHEPLSSHHATISALSTGLLVDTNLDTAVPDTYRPPPAPLPYETNVGYPPTPSIDQQSSGNKNETALQSTNTVGDNNSDSILDAKLKNLESDEKMETHIDLTASKEMEDNNSDELKKSSEPFVPPLQEEEDVCPTCLEEYDVENPKIITKCDHHFHLACILEWMERSDTCPVCDQEMVFSPTMGG from the exons ATGGGAGGCTGTTGTTGTTGCTGTGCATCTAAGAGTCCTGAATTCAATAGGTCACCTGCATATTTTCAC TACCCAGTCTCTGAAGAGCACGAGCCTTTATCATCTCACCATGCGACAATCTCTGCTCTCTCTACTGGACTTTTGGTTGATACAAATCTGGACACCGCTGTCCCAGATACTTACCGGCCACCGCCTGCACCTCTACCGTATGAAACAAATGTAGGATACCCACCAACTCCGTCAATAGATCAACAAAGTTCTGGAAATAAAAATGAGACTGCTTTGCAAAGCACAAACACTGTTGGTGATAACAACTCTGATAGTATTTTGGATGCTAAGTTAAAGAATCTGGAATCTGATGAAAAGATGGAAACCCACATTGACCTTACAGCTTCAAAAGAAATGGAAGACAACAATTCTGACGAACTTAAGAAGTCCAGTGAACCTTTTGTTCCACCTTTGCAAGAGGAGGAAGATGTTTGCCCCACTTGCCTTGAAG AATATGATGTGGAGAACCCAAAAATTATCACAAAATGTGATCATCATTTTCACCTTGCTTGCATACTTGAatggatggaaagaagtgataCCTGTCCTGTTTGTGACCAG GAAATGGTTTTCAGTCCTACTATGGGAGGATAA